A part of Capsicum annuum cultivar UCD-10X-F1 chromosome 6, UCD10Xv1.1, whole genome shotgun sequence genomic DNA contains:
- the LOC107873632 gene encoding myosin-6 isoform X2, producing the protein MAASVSLSVGSLVWVEDPDVAWIDGEVLEVNGADVKVSCTSGKTVVVKFSNLYPKDAEAPPSGVDDMTKLAYLHEPGVLHNLKTRYDINEIYVSYVVSCRCYLFVFLCLAKFNVYRTNFCRWLFQTYTGNILIAVNPFRRLPHLYDNHMMAQYKGAAFGELSPHPFAVADVAYRLMIDEGVSQSILVSGESGAGKTESTKQLMRYLAYMGGRAAAEGRTVEQQVLESNPVLEAFGNAKTVRNNNSSRFGKFVEIQFDQRGRISGAAIRTYLLERSRVCQVSDPERNYHCFYMICAAPPKDIQRFKLDNPQSFHYLNQSNCHQLDGVDDSKEYLATRRAMDVVGISSEEQDAIFRVVAAILHLGNIEFTKGKEMDSSAPKDEKSQFHLRTAAELFMCDVKALEDSLCKRVIVTRGETITKWLDPEAAAISRDALAKIVYSRLFDWLVDKINNSIGQDPNSKSLIGVLDIYGFESFKTNSFEQFCINLTNEKLQQHFNQHVFKMEQEEYTKEEIDWSYIEFIDNQDILDLIEKKPGGIIALLDEACMFPRSTHETFAQKLYQTFQNHKRFSKPKLARSDFTICHYAGDVTYQTELFLDKNKDYVVAEHQALLRASKCSFASGLFPKSVEESSNKSKFSSIGSSFKQQLQSLLETLNATEPHYIRCVKPNNLLKPSIFENHNVLQQLCCGGVMEAIRISCAGYPTRRPFYEFLDRFGILSPEVLDGSTDEVTACTRLLEKVGLQGYQIGKTKVFLRAGQMAELDSRRTEVLGRSASIIQRKVRSHLARRNFTWLRQLAIRIQSMCRGELARRVYESLRKEAACLKIQTDVRMHLARKGYKELCSAAISIQTGMRGMAARNEVRFRRQTKAAIIIQSHSRAFLTRLKYKKLRKAAITTQCAWRARVARGELRKLKMAARETGALQAAKNKLEKQVEELTWRLQLEKRMRADMEEAKTQENAKLQSALQEVQLQFKETKEMLVKERENAKMAAEKIPIIQEVPVVDHEMMNKLSVENEKLKALVSSLEQKIDETEKRYVEASKLSEERLRQVLDAESTIIELKTTMLRFQERNFDLESENQILQQALSSPVKQVSDHSPSLASKIVENGYHLKEENRANDSPGSASVKKVETPNSKLKRPPIDRQREDIGALIDCVMKDVGFSQSKPVAAFTIYKCLLHWKSFEAEKTIVFDRLVQMIGSAIENQDSNDHMAYWLSNTSTLLFLIQKSLKPDSAVGANPTRKPQPATSLFGRMTMGFRSSSSDISLAGGAVHQVEAKFPALLFQQQLTAYVEKIYGIIRDNLKKELGSLLSLCIQAPRTSKGSVLKSGRSFGKNYSIDHWRGIIECLDSLLCTLKENFMPPILVQKIFSQAFSYINVQLFNSFLLRRECCTFSNAEYVKSGLAELELWCCQAKEEYAGSSWDELKHIRQVVGFLVIHQKYRISYDDITNDLCPVLSDQQLYRICTLYWDDKYNTRSVSPDVISSMRVLMTEDSNNAESNSFLLDDNSSIPFSIDEVSNTLQVKDFADVKPATELLENPAFQFLHQ; encoded by the exons GCTGCATCAGTTAGCTTATCGGTGGGATCACTTGTTTGGGTGGAAGATCCCGATGTAGCCTGGATAGATGGGGAAGTTTTAGAGGTCAATGGTGCAGACGTCAAGGTTTCTTGTACTTCTGGGAAAACG GTGGTTGTTAAGTTTAGTAACCTCTACCCTAAAGATGCTGAAGCTCCACCTAGTGGCGTTGATGATATGACGAAGCTGGCGTATTTGCACGAACCAGGAGTCCTGCACAATTTAAAGACCCgatatgatattaatgaaatATATGTGAGTTATGTGGTGTCGTGTCGTTGTTATCTTTTCGTTTTCCTTTGTTTAGCTAAGTTTAATGTTTACCGAACTAACTTTTGTAGATGGTTGTTTCAGACGTATACGGGGAATATATTAATCGCTGTCAACCCTTTCAGAAGATTACCTCACTTATATGATAACCATATGATGGCTCAATATAAAGGTGCCGCATTTGGAGAGCTGAGCCCTCACCCTTTTGCTGTTGCAGATGTAGCATACAG ACTTATGATTGACGAAGGAGTAAGTCAATCAATATTGGTTAGCGGGGAGAGTGGGGCTGGTAAAACAGAAAGCACGAAGCAACTAATGCGCTATCTTGCTTACATGGGAGGGAGAGCTGCAGCTGAGGGTAGAACAGTTGAACAGCAAGTCCTGGAG TCAAATCCTGTTCTGGAAGCATTTGGTAATGCGAAGACCGTCAGAAACAATAACTCAAG TCGATTCGGCAAGTTTGTGGAGATCCAGTTTGACCAGAGAGGAAGGATTTCAGGAGCTGCTATCAGAACATATTTACTGGAAAGATCTCGCGTTTGCCAAGTTTCTGATCCTGAGAGAAATTATCACTGTTTCTACATGATTTGTGCTGCCCCACCGAAG GATATTCAAAGGTTCAAGTTGGATAACCCTCAGTCATTTCATTATCTGAATCAATCAAATTGCCATCAGTTAGATGGGGTTGATGATTCAAAAGAATACCTAGCTACGAGAAGGGCGATGGATGTTGTCGGAATAAGTTCAGAAGAGCAG GATGCAATATTTCGAGTAGTGGCTGCAATTCTCCATCTTGGAAACATTGAATTTACAAAGGGGAAGGAGATGGACTCCTCAGCTCCCAAAGACGAAAAATCGCAGTTTCATCTAAGAACTGCGGCTGAGCTGTTCAT GTGTGACGTGAAGGCTCTTGAGGATTCACTTTGCAAACGTGTTATTGTAACTCGTGGTGAAACCATCACTAAATGGCTGGATCCAGAAGCGGCAGCTATCAGTAGAGATGCTTTGGCAAAAATAGTATACTCAAGATTGTTTGATTG GTTGGTGGATAAGATTAATAATTCAATAGGTCAAGATCCAAATTCGAAATCTTTGATTGGTGTGCTGGATATATATGGATTTGAGAGTTTCAAGACTAACAG TTTTGAACAATTCTGTATCAATTTGACAAATGAGAAACTTCAGCAGCACTTCAATCAG CATGTTTTCAAAATGGAACAAGAAGAGTATACAAAAGAAGAAATTGACTGGAGCTACATCGAGTTCATCGATAATCAAGATATTCTGGATCTAATAGAAAAG AAACCAGGAGGTATTATAGCACTCCTCGATGAAGCTTG TATGTTTCCAAGATCAACTCACGAAACATTTGCGCAGAAGCTCTATCAGACTTTCCAAAACCATAAACGATTCAGCAAGCCCAAGTTGGCTCGTTCTGACTTCACTATTTGCCATTATGCTGGTGAT GTCACATATCAAACAGAATTGTTTCTGGATAAAAACAAAGACTACGTTGTTGCTGAACACCAGGCACTCCTGAGAGCTTCAAAGTGTTCTTTTGCATCTGGTTTGTTTCCAAAATCAGTGGAAGAATCCTCAAACAAGTCGAAGTTCTCTTCTATTGGCTCTAGCTTCAAG CAACAACTGCAGTCTTTGCTTGAAACTCTGAATGCAACTGAACCCCATTATATTCGATGTGTGAAGCCAAATAATCTGCTAAAGCCCTCTATCTTCGAGAATCACAATGTTCTGCAACAGCTGTGTTGTGGG GGAGTGATGGAAGCAATAAGAATAAGCTGTGCTGGATATCCTACTCGGAGACCCTTTTATGAATTTTTGGATCGCTTTGGCATCCTTTCGCCTGAAGTTTTAGACGGAAG TACGGATGAGGTCACTGCATGCACACGCCTTTTGGAGAAAGTTGGCCTTCAAGGATATCAG ATTGGTAAAACAAAAGTGTTTCTAAGGGCTGGTCAGATGGCGGAGCTAGACAGTCGCAGGACAGAGGTGTTAGGGAGATCAGCGAGCATCATTCAGAGGAAAGTTCGTTCTCACCTGGCTCGAAGAAACTTTACGTGGTTACGCCAGTTGGCAATAAGGATACAATCGATGTGCAGAG GAGAACTTGCTCGGCGTGTATACGAGAGCCTTCGGAAAGAAGCGGCTTGTCTGAAGATCCAGACAGACGTTCGCATGCATCTCGCTAGGAAGGGTTACAAAGAATTGTGTTCTGCTGCCATTTCAATTCAGACAGGAATGCGTGGGATGGCTGCACGTAATGAAGTACGATTCAGGAGGCAGACAAAAGCTGCGATTATCATTCAG AGTCATTCTCGCGCATTCTTGACCCGGTTGAAATACAAGAAACTCAGGAAAGCTGCTATTACCACTCAATGTGCTTGGCGGGCTAGAGTCGCTCGTGGGGAACTACGGAAACTTAAGATG GCTGCACGCGAAACTGGGGCACTCCAAGCTGCAAAGAATAAATTAGAGAAGCAAGTTGAAGAATTAACTTGGAGACTACAGCTGGAGAAACGCATGAGG GCCGACATGGAAGAAGCAAAAACACAAGAAAATGCGAAACTGCAATCAGCTTTGCAAGAAGTCCAACTTCAGTTCAAGGAAACAAAAGAAATGCTCGTCAAAGAACGCGAAAATGCAAAAATGGCGGCAGAGAAAATTCCTATTATTCAGGAAGTTCCTGTCGTTGATCATGAAATGATGAACAAACTTAGTGttgaaaatgagaaattaaag gCTTTGGTTAGCTCTCTAGAACAGAAGATTGACGAGACAGAAAAAAGATACGTAGAGGCCAGCAAACTTAGCGAGGAGAGGTTGAGGCAGGTGCTGGATGCGGAATCTACAATTATCGAGTTGAAGACTACTATGCTAAG GTTTCAGGAAAGGAATTTTGATTTGGAATCGGAGAACCAGATTCTTCAGCAAGCCTTGTCTAGCCCTGTCAAGCAGGTTTCAGATCATTCACCTAGTCTGGCTTCGAAG ATAGTAGAAAACGGCTACCAtctcaaagaagaaaatagaGCCAAT GATTCACCAGGTTCAGCATCGGTCAAAAAAGTTGAAACTCCTAATAGCAAATTAAAGAGACCTCCTATTGACCGACAACGT GAAGACATCGGTGCACTCATCGACTGTGTGATGAAGGATGTTGGATTCAGTCAAAGCAAACCCGTTGCAGCTTTTACCATCTACAAATGCCTTCTTCATTGGAAATCTTTTGAAGCAGAAAAGACTATCGTGTTTGATCGTTTAGTGCAGATGATTGGTTCTGCCATTGAG AATCAAGATAGCAATGACCACATGGCATACTGGCTGTCGAACACCTCGACATTgttatttttaatccaaaaaagcCTGAAGCCAGACAGTGCAGTTGGTGCAAATCCTACTCGTAAACCACAGCCTGCAACATCCCTATTTGGGAGAATGACAATG GGATTTCGCTCGTCCTCTTCTGACATCAGTCTTGCAGGAGGTGCGGTGCACCAGGTTGAAGCAAAATTCCCAGCTCTGCTTTTCCAACAACAGCTGACAGCATATGTTGAGAAAATTTATGGAATTATTCGCGATAACTTGAAGAAGGAGTTaggatcacttctttccttatgCATCCAG GCACCAAGGACCTCCAAAGGAAGTGTGCTAAAGTCTGGTCGATCTTTCGGCAAAAATTATTCAATAGATCACTGGCGAGGGATAATTGAATGCCTCGATTCTCTTCTCTGTACATTGAAAGAAAATTTC ATGCCTCCAATTCTTGTTCAGAAGATATTTAGTCAAGCCTTTTCATACATTAATGTACAGCTCTTTAACAG TTTTCTTCTTCGCCGGGAGTGTTGTACGTTCAGTAATGCAGAATATGTTAAATCTGGCTTAGCTGAGCTAGAGCTGTGGTGCTGCCAAGCAAAGGAAGAG TACGCTGGCTCGTCCTGGGATGAACTCAAACATATACGACAAGTTGTTGGATTCTTG
- the LOC107873632 gene encoding myosin-6 isoform X1 encodes MAASVSLSVGSLVWVEDPDVAWIDGEVLEVNGADVKVSCTSGKTVVVKFSNLYPKDAEAPPSGVDDMTKLAYLHEPGVLHNLKTRYDINEIYVSYVVSCRCYLFVFLCLAKFNVYRTNFCRWLFQTYTGNILIAVNPFRRLPHLYDNHMMAQYKGAAFGELSPHPFAVADVAYRLMIDEGVSQSILVSGESGAGKTESTKQLMRYLAYMGGRAAAEGRTVEQQVLESNPVLEAFGNAKTVRNNNSSRFGKFVEIQFDQRGRISGAAIRTYLLERSRVCQVSDPERNYHCFYMICAAPPKDIQRFKLDNPQSFHYLNQSNCHQLDGVDDSKEYLATRRAMDVVGISSEEQDAIFRVVAAILHLGNIEFTKGKEMDSSAPKDEKSQFHLRTAAELFMCDVKALEDSLCKRVIVTRGETITKWLDPEAAAISRDALAKIVYSRLFDWLVDKINNSIGQDPNSKSLIGVLDIYGFESFKTNSFEQFCINLTNEKLQQHFNQHVFKMEQEEYTKEEIDWSYIEFIDNQDILDLIEKKPGGIIALLDEACMFPRSTHETFAQKLYQTFQNHKRFSKPKLARSDFTICHYAGDVTYQTELFLDKNKDYVVAEHQALLRASKCSFASGLFPKSVEESSNKSKFSSIGSSFKQQLQSLLETLNATEPHYIRCVKPNNLLKPSIFENHNVLQQLCCGGVMEAIRISCAGYPTRRPFYEFLDRFGILSPEVLDGSTDEVTACTRLLEKVGLQGYQIGKTKVFLRAGQMAELDSRRTEVLGRSASIIQRKVRSHLARRNFTWLRQLAIRIQSMCRGELARRVYESLRKEAACLKIQTDVRMHLARKGYKELCSAAISIQTGMRGMAARNEVRFRRQTKAAIIIQSHSRAFLTRLKYKKLRKAAITTQCAWRARVARGELRKLKMAARETGALQAAKNKLEKQVEELTWRLQLEKRMRADMEEAKTQENAKLQSALQEVQLQFKETKEMLVKERENAKMAAEKIPIIQEVPVVDHEMMNKLSVENEKLKALVSSLEQKIDETEKRYVEASKLSEERLRQVLDAESTIIELKTTMLRFQERNFDLESENQILQQALSSPVKQVSDHSPSLASKVQIVENGYHLKEENRANDSPGSASVKKVETPNSKLKRPPIDRQREDIGALIDCVMKDVGFSQSKPVAAFTIYKCLLHWKSFEAEKTIVFDRLVQMIGSAIENQDSNDHMAYWLSNTSTLLFLIQKSLKPDSAVGANPTRKPQPATSLFGRMTMGFRSSSSDISLAGGAVHQVEAKFPALLFQQQLTAYVEKIYGIIRDNLKKELGSLLSLCIQAPRTSKGSVLKSGRSFGKNYSIDHWRGIIECLDSLLCTLKENFMPPILVQKIFSQAFSYINVQLFNSFLLRRECCTFSNAEYVKSGLAELELWCCQAKEEYAGSSWDELKHIRQVVGFLVIHQKYRISYDDITNDLCPVLSDQQLYRICTLYWDDKYNTRSVSPDVISSMRVLMTEDSNNAESNSFLLDDNSSIPFSIDEVSNTLQVKDFADVKPATELLENPAFQFLHQ; translated from the exons GCTGCATCAGTTAGCTTATCGGTGGGATCACTTGTTTGGGTGGAAGATCCCGATGTAGCCTGGATAGATGGGGAAGTTTTAGAGGTCAATGGTGCAGACGTCAAGGTTTCTTGTACTTCTGGGAAAACG GTGGTTGTTAAGTTTAGTAACCTCTACCCTAAAGATGCTGAAGCTCCACCTAGTGGCGTTGATGATATGACGAAGCTGGCGTATTTGCACGAACCAGGAGTCCTGCACAATTTAAAGACCCgatatgatattaatgaaatATATGTGAGTTATGTGGTGTCGTGTCGTTGTTATCTTTTCGTTTTCCTTTGTTTAGCTAAGTTTAATGTTTACCGAACTAACTTTTGTAGATGGTTGTTTCAGACGTATACGGGGAATATATTAATCGCTGTCAACCCTTTCAGAAGATTACCTCACTTATATGATAACCATATGATGGCTCAATATAAAGGTGCCGCATTTGGAGAGCTGAGCCCTCACCCTTTTGCTGTTGCAGATGTAGCATACAG ACTTATGATTGACGAAGGAGTAAGTCAATCAATATTGGTTAGCGGGGAGAGTGGGGCTGGTAAAACAGAAAGCACGAAGCAACTAATGCGCTATCTTGCTTACATGGGAGGGAGAGCTGCAGCTGAGGGTAGAACAGTTGAACAGCAAGTCCTGGAG TCAAATCCTGTTCTGGAAGCATTTGGTAATGCGAAGACCGTCAGAAACAATAACTCAAG TCGATTCGGCAAGTTTGTGGAGATCCAGTTTGACCAGAGAGGAAGGATTTCAGGAGCTGCTATCAGAACATATTTACTGGAAAGATCTCGCGTTTGCCAAGTTTCTGATCCTGAGAGAAATTATCACTGTTTCTACATGATTTGTGCTGCCCCACCGAAG GATATTCAAAGGTTCAAGTTGGATAACCCTCAGTCATTTCATTATCTGAATCAATCAAATTGCCATCAGTTAGATGGGGTTGATGATTCAAAAGAATACCTAGCTACGAGAAGGGCGATGGATGTTGTCGGAATAAGTTCAGAAGAGCAG GATGCAATATTTCGAGTAGTGGCTGCAATTCTCCATCTTGGAAACATTGAATTTACAAAGGGGAAGGAGATGGACTCCTCAGCTCCCAAAGACGAAAAATCGCAGTTTCATCTAAGAACTGCGGCTGAGCTGTTCAT GTGTGACGTGAAGGCTCTTGAGGATTCACTTTGCAAACGTGTTATTGTAACTCGTGGTGAAACCATCACTAAATGGCTGGATCCAGAAGCGGCAGCTATCAGTAGAGATGCTTTGGCAAAAATAGTATACTCAAGATTGTTTGATTG GTTGGTGGATAAGATTAATAATTCAATAGGTCAAGATCCAAATTCGAAATCTTTGATTGGTGTGCTGGATATATATGGATTTGAGAGTTTCAAGACTAACAG TTTTGAACAATTCTGTATCAATTTGACAAATGAGAAACTTCAGCAGCACTTCAATCAG CATGTTTTCAAAATGGAACAAGAAGAGTATACAAAAGAAGAAATTGACTGGAGCTACATCGAGTTCATCGATAATCAAGATATTCTGGATCTAATAGAAAAG AAACCAGGAGGTATTATAGCACTCCTCGATGAAGCTTG TATGTTTCCAAGATCAACTCACGAAACATTTGCGCAGAAGCTCTATCAGACTTTCCAAAACCATAAACGATTCAGCAAGCCCAAGTTGGCTCGTTCTGACTTCACTATTTGCCATTATGCTGGTGAT GTCACATATCAAACAGAATTGTTTCTGGATAAAAACAAAGACTACGTTGTTGCTGAACACCAGGCACTCCTGAGAGCTTCAAAGTGTTCTTTTGCATCTGGTTTGTTTCCAAAATCAGTGGAAGAATCCTCAAACAAGTCGAAGTTCTCTTCTATTGGCTCTAGCTTCAAG CAACAACTGCAGTCTTTGCTTGAAACTCTGAATGCAACTGAACCCCATTATATTCGATGTGTGAAGCCAAATAATCTGCTAAAGCCCTCTATCTTCGAGAATCACAATGTTCTGCAACAGCTGTGTTGTGGG GGAGTGATGGAAGCAATAAGAATAAGCTGTGCTGGATATCCTACTCGGAGACCCTTTTATGAATTTTTGGATCGCTTTGGCATCCTTTCGCCTGAAGTTTTAGACGGAAG TACGGATGAGGTCACTGCATGCACACGCCTTTTGGAGAAAGTTGGCCTTCAAGGATATCAG ATTGGTAAAACAAAAGTGTTTCTAAGGGCTGGTCAGATGGCGGAGCTAGACAGTCGCAGGACAGAGGTGTTAGGGAGATCAGCGAGCATCATTCAGAGGAAAGTTCGTTCTCACCTGGCTCGAAGAAACTTTACGTGGTTACGCCAGTTGGCAATAAGGATACAATCGATGTGCAGAG GAGAACTTGCTCGGCGTGTATACGAGAGCCTTCGGAAAGAAGCGGCTTGTCTGAAGATCCAGACAGACGTTCGCATGCATCTCGCTAGGAAGGGTTACAAAGAATTGTGTTCTGCTGCCATTTCAATTCAGACAGGAATGCGTGGGATGGCTGCACGTAATGAAGTACGATTCAGGAGGCAGACAAAAGCTGCGATTATCATTCAG AGTCATTCTCGCGCATTCTTGACCCGGTTGAAATACAAGAAACTCAGGAAAGCTGCTATTACCACTCAATGTGCTTGGCGGGCTAGAGTCGCTCGTGGGGAACTACGGAAACTTAAGATG GCTGCACGCGAAACTGGGGCACTCCAAGCTGCAAAGAATAAATTAGAGAAGCAAGTTGAAGAATTAACTTGGAGACTACAGCTGGAGAAACGCATGAGG GCCGACATGGAAGAAGCAAAAACACAAGAAAATGCGAAACTGCAATCAGCTTTGCAAGAAGTCCAACTTCAGTTCAAGGAAACAAAAGAAATGCTCGTCAAAGAACGCGAAAATGCAAAAATGGCGGCAGAGAAAATTCCTATTATTCAGGAAGTTCCTGTCGTTGATCATGAAATGATGAACAAACTTAGTGttgaaaatgagaaattaaag gCTTTGGTTAGCTCTCTAGAACAGAAGATTGACGAGACAGAAAAAAGATACGTAGAGGCCAGCAAACTTAGCGAGGAGAGGTTGAGGCAGGTGCTGGATGCGGAATCTACAATTATCGAGTTGAAGACTACTATGCTAAG GTTTCAGGAAAGGAATTTTGATTTGGAATCGGAGAACCAGATTCTTCAGCAAGCCTTGTCTAGCCCTGTCAAGCAGGTTTCAGATCATTCACCTAGTCTGGCTTCGAAG GTGCAGATAGTAGAAAACGGCTACCAtctcaaagaagaaaatagaGCCAAT GATTCACCAGGTTCAGCATCGGTCAAAAAAGTTGAAACTCCTAATAGCAAATTAAAGAGACCTCCTATTGACCGACAACGT GAAGACATCGGTGCACTCATCGACTGTGTGATGAAGGATGTTGGATTCAGTCAAAGCAAACCCGTTGCAGCTTTTACCATCTACAAATGCCTTCTTCATTGGAAATCTTTTGAAGCAGAAAAGACTATCGTGTTTGATCGTTTAGTGCAGATGATTGGTTCTGCCATTGAG AATCAAGATAGCAATGACCACATGGCATACTGGCTGTCGAACACCTCGACATTgttatttttaatccaaaaaagcCTGAAGCCAGACAGTGCAGTTGGTGCAAATCCTACTCGTAAACCACAGCCTGCAACATCCCTATTTGGGAGAATGACAATG GGATTTCGCTCGTCCTCTTCTGACATCAGTCTTGCAGGAGGTGCGGTGCACCAGGTTGAAGCAAAATTCCCAGCTCTGCTTTTCCAACAACAGCTGACAGCATATGTTGAGAAAATTTATGGAATTATTCGCGATAACTTGAAGAAGGAGTTaggatcacttctttccttatgCATCCAG GCACCAAGGACCTCCAAAGGAAGTGTGCTAAAGTCTGGTCGATCTTTCGGCAAAAATTATTCAATAGATCACTGGCGAGGGATAATTGAATGCCTCGATTCTCTTCTCTGTACATTGAAAGAAAATTTC ATGCCTCCAATTCTTGTTCAGAAGATATTTAGTCAAGCCTTTTCATACATTAATGTACAGCTCTTTAACAG TTTTCTTCTTCGCCGGGAGTGTTGTACGTTCAGTAATGCAGAATATGTTAAATCTGGCTTAGCTGAGCTAGAGCTGTGGTGCTGCCAAGCAAAGGAAGAG TACGCTGGCTCGTCCTGGGATGAACTCAAACATATACGACAAGTTGTTGGATTCTTG